AAGAATCACGAACAAACGTCTAAGTCAAAGTCTGATAAGCCAGAGATAGAGCCAAAAATGAAGGTGTTCCGAAAGAAAAAGCTTTCAAGAGTATTTTCGGAGGACTATGAGGGGCTGAAAATGAAGATACTAGATCCTCGAGGACGTCCCATAAACATATGGAACAAATGTTTCCTAATTGCTTCTCTTACTTCTCTATTTGTTGATCCATTGTTCTTCTATTTACCATGCGTTGACGACGAAATCTGCATGGATGCAAGTCATCCGATGGAGATAGTCCTTACAGTCATTCGATCAGTGATAGATGCATTTTATCTGGTTCAGATTTTAGTTCAGTTTCGAACAGCTTATGTTGCACCTTCCTCTCGCGTTTTTGGAAGAGGAGAACTAGTCATTGATTCTTCAAAGATTGCTTCAAGGTATCTGCGGAAGGATTTTTTGCTCGACGTGTTGGCTACTCTTCCTCTTCCTCAGGTAAAAACTAGCACTCAAAGATTAATATTTGGAATCTTTTGGTTGTTAGAAGTTCTTTAATGTAAAAATTCTACCAGGAAAACTTATAATCTGTTGTTATTTCCTCTGTTTTGATCTTGCTTGCCAAGAATGAACTGATAAATTGGTAGATATTATGTCTTATAGGCTTACAAGTTACATAAAATGTTACTTCTCTTAGCTACATTAACTGTAGGATGGTCATTTGAAACCTCTTCGTCGGAAAATTATAATGTACTATGTATATAGAGCGTAATACTGCGTATATAGGTCAAATTTTTCTTTTTGTAGATAAATATTAAATCTTGAACACCCTAGTGAAATTTCTGATTGCTCATTCTccatcttcccccccccccccccccccccccaccccgccCCGAAACTGTTTCAGGTTTTGATTTGGGCTGCTATCCCATCTCTGAGAGGTTCGAACGGGATTGGTGCAAAGCACGCCTTGCGCCTAACTATCATTTCTCAGTTTCTCTTAAGGCTATGCTTGATTTTTCCGCTTTCATCTCACATTATCAAGACAACCGGCGTAATGGTGGAAGCTGCTTGGGCCGGGGCAGTTTATAACCTAGTGCTCTTCATGCTGGCAAGTCATGTAAGTTATATGCAATAATGAGAAAAACGTTGAGTTAAATTTTGCCAGACTATCATTATTTGTCAAATGATTTAGGGTGAACTAAATTTGTTATTCCAATTTACTAAatatagtcaaacctctctataacaacgttTTTGTCCGGATATATTTTTTGGTTGCTATAGCTAAATGCTTTTACAGATAACAtacaatataacataacatgaaaaaaaaactTGGCCTTTATAGTGAAATGTCGTTATAGAAGGTCTGACTGTACCACGTTGCATCAGTTTTCATAAGCGTAAATTGTTGACTTGCCTACCTTTTTGACTATGATTCTTGTTAAGGTCATGGGATCTTGCTGGTACCTTTTGTCTGTGGAGAGACAAGAACAATGTTGGAAGCAAATTTGTGATCAACAACAACCGCATTGCCAGTATTGGTATTTTGACTGTCAGAGGAAGAACGATACAAGTAGAATCGCGTGGTATCAGTGGAGCAATATATCTATATTATGTGGTCCTAGCAGCAAATTTTTCCAATTCGGAATCTTTAACGATGCACTGACTTATCGCATTACACAGTCATCGTTCTTGAACAAGTACGCGTATTGTTTCTGGTGGGGCTTGAGGAACCTAAGGTAACAAAATGCAGCTAAAGTTTGTTagtttttctttgattaaatgtTAACTTTCTCTGATCAACTTTTGCAGCTCTCTTGGGCAGAATCTCTTGACTACTACTGACATTAATGAAATCAATTTTGCTGTTGTTCTTGCCATACTGGGATTATTGCTTTTCGCATTACTTATTGGCAATATGCAGGTAAGTCATTGACAAATTCTTTTAATGACAAAGGGACTTAGTTTTCAGTCTTAGCCAAAGTTGTACTGAAAATGTTTTATTGCTATTGGCCTTAATTTTTAATACTAGACTTTCCTTCAATCAACTACTATGAGACTAGAAGAATGGAGGATCAAGAGGAACGATAAAGAAGAATGGATGCATCATCGCCAACTCCCCCACGATCTAAAGGAAAGGGTCCGCAAATATGATGTGTATAGGTGGGTGACAACTAGAGGCTTTGACGAAGAAGCCATCGTTAAAAGCCTTCCGGTGGACCTCAGAAGGGACATCAAGCGTCATCTTTGTCTTGATCTAGTTCGTCGAGTGAGTATCATATATATTCCTCAACTTCTATCAAGCTATTGTTGGATGCTGCATCTGTTACTAACTTACAACTACGGTTTTCTAGAATAATTAGTCTTTTAATTGTAGGAgaaatataatattttatttaCTAGAATATTCAATTTCTTAGTAGTAGTAAAAGTTGTACTTTGTTTGTGGGGCTATTTAAAGCCATATGGTTAATGAAATTTAAGAGACAGATTTTCATCCATATTTTCAACCTTGCTGCAGGTTCCTTTGTTTGATCAAATGGACGAGTGTATCTTAGATGCAATATGTGAAAGGTTGAAACCTTTTCTATATACTGCAAGAACTTGCCTCGTTCGCGAGGCTGATCCTGTGAATGAAATGCACTTCATTGTAAGAGGCCATTTAGATTCTTACACTACCGATGGAGGGAGAACCGGGTTCTTCAATTCGTGCCAACTAGGTCCGTGTGATTTTTGTGGTGAAGAATTACTAACATGGGCACTAGACCCTCGTCCAAGCATCATCCTCCCGTCCTCTACACGTACAGTGACAACTATCACTGAAGTGGAAGCGTTTGCATTGGCTGCAGAGGACGTGACATTCGTGGCATCACAGTTCCGTAAGCTGCATAGCAAACAGCTAAGGCACACGTTTAGGTTTTACTCGAACCAGTGGAGGACTTGGGCTGCATGTTTTATACAAGCAGCTTGGTTTCGGTACAAGAAAAGGAAAGAGGCTGCTGAACTTAAAGCTAAGCAGAGTCCCCTGGCTGCTCCTCCTGAATCACTAGAGGAACGAAGAAGCGTGTCGTTGGGCCAAAAGGCTTCAGAATTTGCTTTGTATGCTGCAACATTGGCAGCAAGCAAAAGAAAGGGCGGAAGCATGAGGGGAGAACTTGAAATCATTAGCTCATTGCAAAAGCCTGTGGAACCTGATTTTGCCATTGAGGATAGATGAAGGGAAATGCTGGAGCAAGAGGCGGAGCTAGAATTTCTAGTTTATGGGTTCTAAATagataatttatacatattaaatgaCGGTTGTTAATACAAATGCCGGGTTTGAGGCAACGCTTCTGGGTTTTCCTGAACTTGTAGCTTTAAGGCTTGCTCCGCCCCTGGTTGAGCACTTCAAATAGGATTTACTTATATTATGATCAGTAGCTTCTAATTAGACTGTGAATACCAAATATGCGCTTCTTGCATCATAAACTTTATGTACTAGTTTTCCCTTAAGATTGCAATGTAACTTAGAAAGATCTAGCATTTACGTTGTGGGTGCACGGGCAGTTGTCGCCTTATATTCCAATTATACATATGAATGTACAAAGCTTAGAAAAGAACTTTTGCATATATGGGGTGGAGCTACAAGCCGGCCTACAGCTTCGGCAGAATGTAGTAACTTTGATCCATACCTTGTATTTGTGTTAAAAAATCTACttaatatgtatatacataatttATTCAGAACCTAGTAAGTTGTCTTTTTTAGAATCTAATACTAATAAACTCAAATTTCTAGCTctcacaatatatgtatatatagcaaGTTATGACATTCACGCTTTTAAATACTGTATTAGTCTTTGGATATAAGGAAATGTAAACTTATATTTTTGAGTAAGCCTAAGATGAAAGTATCTTTCCAAGATTTTAACATAGGGAAATGCAGTTGTAGGATCTTGCTAACATGGGTCGTCCATAGTTACTAATCGGTTAAATTTTTTCAGTTGAGAAAGAATTTCTAGTGGGCTTCATTTAATCTCTAGTTGAAATCGTGCTGCTGAAGTTGAAAATTTTAGTTGTCTAAAGTTTGAAGTTGGGTTCTACCAAAGCCTAAGAAAGTTCAAATTGAGACCTTTTGTCTAAATTTAGAGATCCAAAAGTTtaagtgggcgtttggccataagaattattcactttatttcagatttttttttcacttttttcacttttcagcgtttggccataagaattccgaatacaacttgaagttgtattccggaattccaaaaaccaaaaaaaacttgtttttaaaaaaatttcacttttttacaactacatttcaacaaaaactacaattttaaaaacaatggccaaacacaactccaactccaactccaaaattccaaaaaaagtgatttttttttttggtatctatggacacACAGGCCCTAAATTTGAACAGGCAATTTGCTCGATTTCCTTGATtcgggggtgatctttaatttttgaccctcaaattaatggtctttaatttttgtccttcgttaAAACCCCTTGATTCCGGATTCGAACTCCCGcttagtcaaaaattaaaaaaaaatcacaaggtagagtttgaattcACAAGACAGAGACAGAGTTCTGCTACCTTCAGGCAGGTTCGAAAACTCTACCTTAAGTAGAGTTTGCAACTCTACCTGAACTCTGCCTAAttagagtttgactgcaaactctacttaaggcagagtttttgccttcaggcataaggcaaaactctcccttaagacagaggtttgcattaaggcaaattcttttctttcttttcactcGGTTAaaattttgcaaaactctgtcttaaggcctaacttttgtctgagtaggcctaattttgctacgaaactctgccttgcgatttttttttttatttactgaGCCTGAATTCAAACCCTAAACCTTatgatattaggcgaagggcaaaaattaaagactagtgccttTGAAGCGCAATCCACACAAAAAAATGAACTTAAAATTTGGCTTTTTAAACTTCAAACTTTCGGATATGAAGTTAGGTTGTGACAGAGCCTAACTACAGACCTTCAAGAAGAAAAAGTAGCAGCATATTCAGTCTGAAGTTTGCCAAAAACTGGCCAATCTTTGAATAATTTTTAAAAACTAGATATTTCGGAAGATTTTCTGGTGTCATCAGGACCTTTGGGCTATTTACTAATGGGCTTTACAGCCAACTGAAAGCTGTATTGGGATATGAAAGGCTGGAACTCAAGAATCTGGCCTCAGTAGCCATAATATAAcctttttttgcgcggattgtccttcaaacgcactggtctttaatttttgtccctcatatctgtggtctttaattattgttCGGGtacttatttaatgaaaatattcaGGCCTACTTCACAAGGCTTAATTTCTGTAATATTTTTATCTTTAGAAACTGAATTTTTGCCTCGCTCTGCATAAATTCGGTAGGAATTAAATTATGCGGCATACGTTTTATagtatttttcagattatgtcAAGTTTTGAAGTtttgccttgtccggcataatttgtgtggatgttatgatacatatgtcGAAGTTAAACATAAACTATGCCTTGCGAAAACTAATTAAACATAAACTATGCCTTGCGAAAACTATTATGCCACGCCAAAAATGTTGAAGGATTaaaattaaagatcacaaatttgagggacgaaaattaaagaccagcccaaaatagggacatttgtgcgaatgacATAATGTGGCCTAGTTCATGATAAATAGAGCCATTTGGGTTGTTACAGATATTATTTAAAGCTAGACAAAGCAAACAAAACAAAATGTCATAAAAGAGAATGTTATGTGACCGTAATAAATCTTAAATCTTATACATCATCTATATAATTCAACTGTTTGTAACAAGTTGTCATTACTCCATTTTTCATTTCACATTGTTGTTATGTCAACTTATGGCATATAATTCTATTACATTGTGCTCGATATTATTTTACCATGTTGATACCAAGTAGAGACGGAtctaaaattttaaatttatagGTTCTAGATCATAATTCTTTATAATTCTTTTTGTGTACTAGGTTTaaagataaattatttatacatattaagcgAATTTCTTCTTGACAATTGTGGTGTCTGGGCCAGCTTGTGCGTACCTCGACTAATTTCACGGTATACCTACTGTCTCCCACGAGCAACAGCTACTAGGTAACCCTTGTCACATTAAGTCAACAAACGAAAGTATAGGTTACGTTTTTCaactaaaaaatcaaatttcttcATACAGATGCATGATTTTACACCAAACTATTAGCACATATTACCGAACTCGTAACTTCTATTGTAGCTCCATCACAGGTACCAATCGTAGAAGTTGATTAAGCTATTAATTAAGTTGACTATTTAATTAGTCAGAATAGTGACAAGAAATTAAAGGAATGATTGAGATTATACGACCCCACCTCAATGTGTAATTTGGAAGTAGGATTATGTCTTTTATCAGAGGAATTTTGACAGTTAATACCGTTAGCATGTCAAACAAATTAAAGTTCTTAATGCCTTATTCCATCCACTAACTGTTGAACCCATAAATCAAAACCTTACCGAAAGTCTACCACAAGTATACCCCTTATTTAGCTTTATCATTATCAATTATTCTCATTAATAACTTTGTTAATATCATTGCTATTTCTGTACTACATAATTATGGCTATAAATTACAGATACATTGtttgtcatcatcattatccaTAATTTTCCTTGGTATAATTAATTTCTATTATGAGTTTAAGTTAAATCGCAAAAAATGCGGTCTGAATCATACAGTCAGTGTATATAACATAAACTCTTTCTATtaatatcattgctattatactATATTAAGTAAAAGGAAAGCTGTTATTCAACTTTATTTAAGAGactcttatagcctgtttggccaaacttatttttccctcaaaagtacttattttttcaataagtacttatttgaagaaaaaaaatgaagtgcttggccaagcttttggaagaaaataagtgcttctgggaGTAGCAGAAActgcttttgcccaaaagcactttttttaaaagtacttttgagaaaaatacaaatagaaacactttttaaaagcttagccaaacactaattgttgttcaaaagtacttttaaaattaattggccaaacacaaactgattTTCGCCAAAAatgcttttttgaaaagtacttttaaaaaaagtactttttaaaataagctgattttagaagtttggtcAAACAGGGTATTAGTCAATCCCTTTTCATTTTTCCGTATTATAGTAAATAAAGCGACTTAGTAATGTAAATTCTTTTACACTAATATATTGTGTGAATATACAGTATAATTGTAATTGCATCCTCAATTCCTGATCCATGGGAAACAAAGGTTCATGCATGCTTTTTGGTCTAAAATGGCGGCCATATGCATGCCTCTGAAAAAAATTCAAACATGCATGCCTTTTGGTCTAAAATATGATCTGAAAATTAAGATCAAGTAGTGTACTTTACATTTCCTTCATTAGCTACAAAATAATGTTACAAATTCTCAAGATCCCCTTTCCCAGCCCGTGACAGTGCAGAGTTGGAAATTTTGACAAGGCaatttaaaaaatcaaaaaatggcATAATTAGGAATATATTAAACGTATATTTCTCTTATATTAAAGGGATTTATAATCGCTTTTAGGCAGTACAATTTTTCGACAAAAGAAATTTAATAGACCATGTGCGTCATGCGtacatgtgttttttttttttggggggactTCTTTGTAATGAATTTCCTTGTTAGATTTTCTAATACACCACTACCAACtctacaattttattttatttttaattattatttccccGGAGCAGCAACTGAAAGAGAAAATACCGGTTTATTCATCTGCACCGGAAAAGAGCtaagccattattattattattattttgcgtTAACGGTAATCTAAACCAAAAGCTTATAACACTGAGCAATTATTTGATACAATTGTTCAGAAATAGGACTAGAAAGCAAACCTTGTAATGCTTTTGGGTTTTCTCGTCTCTCCactgttattttttattttagtttatgTGGTATTATTATATtactaatttatttttaaaataataggTTGTTGACTTGTTATATGAAAAACATTATTATAAAGAGGTAAAATATTACTATATAAAAACttgattttaaagaaaatttggtTGTTTATGGTGAAAATGTACGCTATAGTGAATGATTGGTATAGAGAGACCCATATTTATAGTTTAAACGAGGCAGTAAGATAAATCAATTCGTAAGTTAGGAACCATTATATCACCAAACGTGTTAACATAATTGCAGACTTCTACTCTTAACATTTTGTATTTGCAGATCGATGAATTGGCCCCTCACCTCTCTCTGTATTATTCTAATTTTGTCGAATATATCCTGAAAGAAACCGGCCCCTCCCTTACAAAATTTCCAAAGCGAATTGTGTTGATATGAGTTAGGGTATTAAACGGGCAGGTCAAAATGAGTTAAGTTAATAATGTTAAGAATTAAACGAGCGATGCAGTGGAACCAATTAGGATGcaccaacacaagaacaataatgcAAGAAAGCAATAAACGTAATGAGTACAAgatttacgtggaaacccaaTACGGGAAAAACCACGGGGCGCGAAGCGCAGAGAAATCAACTATAAGGTGAGGAGTACAAAACGATCTCAACAGGGTGTCGAAGCACAACGAGATCAAAGGAAACGAAAGATTACAATCCCTCAATGAAAAACTCACTCTAACCTAAGTGTGGAATATAGTCTTGTGTGTAGTCTTGATAGTTATTCTCCTTTTCTTGATGTTCTCGAAAATCTCCTTTAAATAGGGGTTGAAGACGTTCAAAATCCTAGTTGGAATGGGACAAGCCAGTCGAATCCTAGTTGGAATGGGACAATTATCGAATCCCAGTTGGAATGGGACAATTTCGATAAACCCTTTTGGGACATATTCTAAAATCTCCACCTTGGACCAAAATACATCAACATCAACACTTGTCACGCCATAAAGCGCCGAAAGGAAATTTAAGCATGAAAAACACCAACTAAGTCTAAGCAATTATTAAACTTAGTAATAGCAAGCGGCTTGGTTAACATATCTGCGGGAT
The nucleotide sequence above comes from Lycium barbarum isolate Lr01 chromosome 3, ASM1917538v2, whole genome shotgun sequence. Encoded proteins:
- the LOC132630044 gene encoding protein CNGC15b-like, coding for MSSTKQKSARFQNDLDIAKSGSYNAAKFFKTISMKNHEQTSKSKSDKPEIEPKMKVFRKKKLSRVFSEDYEGLKMKILDPRGRPINIWNKCFLIASLTSLFVDPLFFYLPCVDDEICMDASHPMEIVLTVIRSVIDAFYLVQILVQFRTAYVAPSSRVFGRGELVIDSSKIASRYLRKDFLLDVLATLPLPQVLIWAAIPSLRGSNGIGAKHALRLTIISQFLLRLCLIFPLSSHIIKTTGVMVEAAWAGAVYNLVLFMLASHVMGSCWYLLSVERQEQCWKQICDQQQPHCQYWYFDCQRKNDTSRIAWYQWSNISILCGPSSKFFQFGIFNDALTYRITQSSFLNKYAYCFWWGLRNLSSLGQNLLTTTDINEINFAVVLAILGLLLFALLIGNMQTFLQSTTMRLEEWRIKRNDKEEWMHHRQLPHDLKERVRKYDVYRWVTTRGFDEEAIVKSLPVDLRRDIKRHLCLDLVRRVPLFDQMDECILDAICERLKPFLYTARTCLVREADPVNEMHFIVRGHLDSYTTDGGRTGFFNSCQLGPCDFCGEELLTWALDPRPSIILPSSTRTVTTITEVEAFALAAEDVTFVASQFRKLHSKQLRHTFRFYSNQWRTWAACFIQAAWFRYKKRKEAAELKAKQSPLAAPPESLEERRSVSLGQKASEFALYAATLAASKRKGGSMRGELEIISSLQKPVEPDFAIEDR